The Seriola aureovittata isolate HTS-2021-v1 ecotype China chromosome 2, ASM2101889v1, whole genome shotgun sequence genome has a segment encoding these proteins:
- the alpl gene encoding alkaline phosphatase, tissue-nonspecific isozyme, translating into MLWLSRVTRQPHRDDNMKVTTLLIICSCLILGSLGKPQFPEREKDPKFWNAWAQRTLKNALTLEKLNKNTAKNIILFLGDGMGVPTVTAARILKGQLMGQSGEEMQLEMEKFPFVSLAKTYNTNAQVPDSAGTATAYLCGVKANEGTVGVSAAAVRSQCNTTEGNEVTSILRWAKDAGKSVGIVTTTRVNHATPSAAYAHSVDRDWYSDNEMPAEALQAGCKDIARQLFENIPDIDVIMGGGRKYMFPKNTSDVEYPGVAKHSGTRKDGRNLVEEWTDRMKDKKGHYVWNKKQLLSLNPNNVDYLLGLFEPGDLTYDLERNIETDPSLTEMVDVAIKILRKNTRGFYLLVEGGRIDHGHHEGKAKQALHEAVEMDRAIGRADLMTSVHNTLTIVTADHSHMFNFGGYTARGNTIFGLAPMLSDVDQKPFTSILYGNGPGYKMINGARENVSTIDYQENNYQAQAAVPLNMETHGGEDVAVFAKGPLAHLLHGVHEQNYIPHVMAYAACIGQNKEHCKLSSGTAGLRPVLSSIAALLTVTRLLC; encoded by the exons ATGTTATGGCTGTCTAGAGTAACGCGTCAGCCACACAGAGACGACAACATGAAGGTGACAACCCTGCTCATCATTTGCTCCTGTCTGATCTTGGGGAGTCTTGGGAAGCCACAATTCCCAG agagagagaaggatcCTAAATTTTGGAATGCGTGGGCCCAGCGGACGCTGAAGAACGCTCTGACACTGgaaaaactcaataaaaacacagcaaagaatATCATCCTCTTCCTTGGAGATG GGATGGGCGTTCCCACGGTGACGGCCGCTCGAATACTGAAGGGTCAGCTGATGGGACAGAGTGGAGAGGAGATGCAGCTGGAGATGGAAAAATTCCCTTTTGTATCATTGGCCAAG ACATACAACACTAACGCACAGGTGCCAGACAGTGCTGGCACAGCCACAGCTTACCTCTGCGGGGTCAAGGCCAACGAAGGCACCGTGGGCGTGAGCGCAGCTGCTGTCCGATCCCAGTGTAACACTACAGAGGGCAATGAGGTCACCTCCATCCTCAGATGGGCCAAGGATGCAG GCAAGTCGGTGGGAATAGTGACTACGACTCGTGTCAATCATGCAACTCCCAGCGCTGCTTACGCCCACAGTGTGGACAGAGACTGGTACTCGGACAACGAGATGCCGGCTGAAGCCCTGCAAGCCGGCTGCAAGGATATCGCCAGACAGCTCTTCGAAAACATTCCCGACATCGAT GTGATCATGGGCGGAGGCAGGAAGTACATGTTCCCCAAAAACACCTCAGATGTCGAGTACCCCGGCGTGGCAAAGCACAGCGGCACACGGAAAGACGGGAGGAACCTGGTGGAGGAGTGGACTGACAGAATGAAGGATAAA AAAGGCCATTATGTATGGAACAAGAAGCAGCTCTTATCACTGAACCCTAACAACGTGGATTACTTATTGG GTCTCTTTGAGCCTGGGGATCTGACATATGACTTGGAGAGGAACATTGAGACTGACCCTTCACTGACGGAGATGGTGGATGTGGCCATCAAGATCCTGAGGAAAAACACCCGTGGATTTTACCTGCTTGTAGAAG GGGGACGTATCGACCACGGACACCACGAGGGCAAGGCCAAGCAAGCTCTGCATGAAGCAGTGGAAATGGACAGGGCCATCGGCCGCGCAGATCTCATGACAAGCGTCCACAATACGCTGACCATAGTTACTGCTGACCATTCTCACATGTTCAACTTCGGAGGCTACACAGCCAGAGGAAACACAATATTTG GTCTGGCCCCCATGTTGAGTGATGTCGATCAGAAGCCCTTCACCTCCATTTTATATGGGAACGGACCAGGATACAAAATGATCAACGGTGCAAGGGAGAATGTGTCCACTATTGACTACC AGGAAAACAACTACCAGGCCCAGGCAGCTGTGCCTCTGAACATGGAGACTcatggaggagaggatgttgctgtgtttgctaAAGGTCCTCTGGCTCACCTGCTTCATGGGGTCCATGAGCAGAACTACATCCCCCACGTAATGGCTTATGCGGCCTGCATCGGCCAGAATAAGGAACACTGTAAGTTAAGCAGCGGGACTGCCGGTTTACGCCCCGTCCTCTCTAGCATCGCAGCCCTTCTCACAGTCACCCGACTTCTCTGCTGA